Proteins encoded within one genomic window of Micromonospora halotolerans:
- a CDS encoding alanyl-tRNA editing protein encodes MGVTHHGRTHRLDLADPTLREWTCTVLAADPEQGIVLDRSAFYPGGGGQPPDHGVLLWQGVQTRIVGTRKGDDLWLVPAEGDPLPPVGTAVAGAVEDTRRSMLMRTHSGLHVLCGVVFRDFGALVTGGNMEPGEARMDFNLPEVPPDFKARIEDLVNAEVAADRSVAVRVLPRAEALALPDIIRTQSNLIPPEEQEVRIVDIVGLDVQADGGTHVASTAQIGKVQVVKVESKGRANRRVRVRLVD; translated from the coding sequence ATGGGCGTCACACACCACGGCCGCACCCACCGTCTCGACCTCGCCGACCCCACCCTCCGCGAGTGGACGTGCACGGTGCTGGCGGCCGATCCCGAGCAGGGCATCGTGCTGGACCGGTCTGCCTTCTACCCGGGCGGCGGCGGGCAGCCGCCGGACCACGGGGTGCTGCTCTGGCAGGGGGTGCAGACCCGGATCGTGGGCACCCGCAAGGGTGACGACCTCTGGCTCGTCCCGGCCGAGGGTGACCCGCTGCCGCCGGTCGGCACCGCCGTCGCCGGCGCGGTCGAGGACACCCGGCGGAGCATGCTGATGCGCACCCACTCCGGCCTGCACGTGCTCTGCGGGGTGGTGTTCCGCGACTTCGGCGCGCTGGTCACCGGCGGGAACATGGAACCGGGCGAGGCCCGGATGGACTTCAACCTCCCTGAGGTGCCGCCGGACTTCAAGGCCCGCATCGAGGACCTGGTCAACGCCGAGGTGGCGGCGGACCGGTCGGTCGCCGTCCGGGTGCTGCCCCGGGCGGAGGCGCTGGCCCTGCCGGACATCATCCGTACCCAGTCGAACCTGATCCCGCCGGAGGAGCAGGAGGTGCGGATCGTCGACATCGTCGGGCTGGACGTGCAGGCCGACGGGGGCACCCACGTCGCCTCCACGGCCCAGATCGGCAAGGTCCAGGTGGTCAAGGTGGAGAGCAAGGGCCGCGCCAACCGCCGGGTGCGGGTGCGCCTGGTCGACTGA
- a CDS encoding SDR family oxidoreductase produces the protein MTTPLTGKIALVAGATRGAGRQIAVQLGAAGATVYATGRSTRERRSEMGRSETIEETAELVTAAGGTGIAVAVDHLDPEQVRGLVARIDAEQGRLDVLVNDVWGGDPLITWDKPVWEQPLDAGLRLLRLAVDTHIITSHFALPLLVRNPGGLVVEIGDGTKEYNDTEYRVSLFYDLAKVSVNRLAFSQAHEVAPHGCTAVALSPGWLRSEAMLELFGVTEANWRDAAAGQPHFVMSETPAFVGRAVAALAADPDRARWNGKSVDSGGLAQVYGFTDLDGTRPHWARYYEEVVRPGKPADDTGYR, from the coding sequence ATGACGACACCGCTGACAGGGAAGATCGCGCTCGTTGCCGGCGCGACCCGGGGCGCCGGGCGGCAGATCGCCGTCCAGCTCGGCGCCGCCGGGGCCACCGTCTACGCCACCGGCCGCTCCACCCGCGAGCGCCGCTCGGAGATGGGCCGGTCGGAGACCATCGAGGAGACCGCCGAACTGGTGACGGCGGCGGGCGGCACCGGCATCGCCGTGGCCGTCGACCACCTCGACCCCGAACAGGTCCGCGGCCTCGTCGCACGGATCGACGCCGAGCAGGGCCGCCTCGACGTGCTGGTCAACGACGTGTGGGGCGGCGACCCGCTCATCACCTGGGACAAGCCGGTCTGGGAGCAGCCGCTGGACGCCGGCCTCCGGCTGCTCCGGCTGGCCGTGGACACCCACATCATCACCAGCCACTTCGCCCTGCCGCTGCTGGTCCGCAACCCGGGCGGCCTGGTGGTCGAGATCGGCGACGGCACGAAGGAGTACAACGACACCGAGTACCGGGTCTCGCTCTTCTACGACCTCGCGAAGGTCTCGGTGAACCGGCTCGCCTTCAGCCAGGCGCACGAGGTGGCCCCGCACGGGTGCACGGCGGTCGCACTCAGCCCCGGCTGGCTGCGTTCGGAGGCCATGCTGGAGCTCTTCGGCGTCACCGAGGCCAACTGGCGCGACGCGGCGGCCGGGCAACCGCACTTCGTCATGTCGGAGACGCCGGCCTTCGTGGGGCGCGCGGTAGCCGCCCTGGCCGCCGACCCGGACCGGGCCCGCTGGAACGGGAAGTCCGTGGACAGCGGCGGGCTGGCCCAGGTGTACGGATTCACCGACCTCGACGGCACCCGCCCGCACTGGGCGCGTTACTACGAGGAGGTGGTGCGGCCCGGCAAGCCGGCGGACGACACCGGCTACCGCTGA
- a CDS encoding alpha/beta fold hydrolase, whose translation MAKIEVNGSSLAYDEAGSGSPVVLLHAGIADRRMWRNQVPALAARHRVIAVDLRGYGDSELPPAPFAHHDDVIGLLDALGVTQAALVGCSFGGKVAVDTALAYPERVAALALFGAPVSGNEWSEETEQLWEQLVGDVDPEDFDATAAGEVRFWVVGPTREPADVDPELIRFAEEMDRRALAAEQALSAVEAGELDPPAIDRLAELRMPVLAAAGADDLADIRRLADRIAAEAPRGMRLPDVPDAGHLLPLERPEPVNAALLDFLP comes from the coding sequence GTGGCCAAGATCGAAGTAAACGGTTCCTCGCTCGCCTACGACGAGGCCGGTAGCGGCAGCCCGGTGGTGCTGCTGCACGCCGGCATCGCCGACCGGCGGATGTGGCGGAACCAGGTGCCCGCGCTCGCCGCCCGGCACCGGGTCATCGCCGTCGACCTGCGCGGCTACGGCGACTCCGAGCTGCCCCCCGCCCCGTTCGCGCACCACGACGACGTGATCGGCCTGCTCGACGCGCTGGGCGTGACGCAGGCCGCGCTGGTGGGCTGCTCGTTCGGCGGCAAGGTCGCGGTGGACACCGCGCTGGCCTACCCGGAGCGCGTCGCCGCGCTGGCCCTCTTCGGCGCCCCGGTCTCCGGCAACGAGTGGTCCGAGGAGACCGAGCAGCTCTGGGAGCAGCTCGTCGGCGACGTCGACCCGGAGGACTTCGACGCCACCGCGGCCGGCGAGGTGCGGTTCTGGGTGGTCGGCCCGACCCGCGAGCCGGCCGACGTCGACCCGGAGCTGATCCGGTTCGCCGAAGAAATGGACCGCCGGGCGCTCGCCGCCGAGCAGGCGCTCAGCGCGGTCGAGGCGGGTGAGCTGGACCCGCCGGCGATCGACCGGCTGGCCGAGCTGCGGATGCCCGTGCTGGCCGCCGCGGGCGCGGACGACCTGGCCGACATCCGCCGGCTGGCCGACCGGATCGCCGCGGAGGCCCCCCGGGGCATGCGGCTGCCGGACGTGCCGGACGCCGGTCACCTGCTGCCGCTGGAGCGCCCCGAGCCGGTCAACGCCGCACTGCTCGACTTCCTCCCCTGA
- a CDS encoding 3-keto-5-aminohexanoate cleavage protein: MTTGTLITVAPTGAESAKAEVPALPVTLDELLLTAKECEALGAAVIHVHIRDDEAKPTLDQGRLRETVAALRQSTDLIVQLSSGGAVTDPEAARLAVLDAGPDMASCTMGTVNFGDDVFLNRWEFIVDLHTRMQDKGVVPEYEIFELGHLTALQRLLGKYGLPHGGHVHVDFVMGVPGGMPGTTATLVAAQQMLRDLPEGTTFSATGIGRTTIPVMLASLSAGGHLRVGMEDTVTYAKGRPVESNMQLVARAVGFAQLAQRSPLTTTEARALLGL, from the coding sequence ATGACCACAGGGACGTTGATCACGGTTGCCCCCACCGGCGCGGAGTCGGCCAAGGCGGAGGTGCCGGCGCTGCCGGTGACCCTCGACGAGCTGCTGCTGACCGCCAAGGAGTGCGAGGCGCTCGGCGCCGCCGTGATCCACGTCCACATCCGCGACGACGAGGCGAAGCCCACCCTCGACCAGGGCCGGCTGCGGGAGACCGTGGCGGCGCTGCGGCAGAGCACCGACCTCATCGTGCAGCTCTCCTCCGGCGGCGCGGTGACCGACCCGGAGGCCGCCCGGCTGGCCGTGCTCGACGCCGGCCCCGACATGGCCTCCTGCACCATGGGCACGGTCAACTTCGGCGACGACGTGTTCCTCAACCGCTGGGAGTTCATCGTCGACCTGCACACCCGGATGCAGGACAAGGGCGTCGTCCCCGAGTACGAGATCTTCGAGCTGGGCCACCTCACGGCGCTCCAGCGCCTGCTCGGCAAGTACGGCCTGCCGCACGGCGGGCACGTGCACGTCGACTTCGTGATGGGGGTGCCGGGTGGCATGCCGGGCACCACGGCCACCCTGGTGGCCGCCCAGCAGATGCTGCGCGACCTGCCCGAGGGCACCACGTTCTCGGCCACCGGCATCGGCCGCACCACCATCCCGGTCATGCTGGCCTCGCTCTCGGCCGGCGGTCACCTGCGGGTCGGCATGGAGGACACGGTCACCTACGCGAAGGGCCGGCCGGTCGAGTCCAACATGCAACTGGTCGCCCGCGCGGTCGGCTTCGCCCAGCTCGCCCAGCGGTCCCCGCTGACCACCACCGAGGCCCGGGCGCTGCTCGGCCTGTAA
- a CDS encoding Fur family transcriptional regulator has protein sequence MSESSLAELLRSRGLRLTAQRQLVLQAVLDLGHATPEQVHTAVREVAAGVNITTIYRTLELLERLGLVTHTHLSHGSPTYHAAGEHQHVHLVCRECGAIDEIDPELLRPLADQLAAQRGFQVDIGHVALFGVCGQCEDGERK, from the coding sequence GTGTCCGAATCCTCGCTCGCGGAACTGCTCCGCTCCCGTGGGCTGCGGCTGACGGCGCAGCGGCAGCTGGTCCTCCAGGCCGTCCTGGACCTGGGGCACGCCACGCCGGAGCAGGTGCACACGGCGGTGCGCGAGGTGGCCGCCGGGGTCAACATCACCACCATCTACCGGACGTTGGAGCTGCTGGAGCGCCTCGGCCTGGTGACCCACACCCACCTGTCGCACGGCTCGCCGACCTACCACGCGGCCGGTGAGCACCAGCACGTCCACCTGGTCTGCCGGGAGTGCGGTGCGATCGACGAGATAGACCCCGAGCTGCTCCGGCCGCTGGCCGACCAGCTGGCCGCGCAGCGGGGATTCCAGGTCGACATCGGGCACGTGGCGCTCTTCGGCGTCTGCGGCCAGTGCGAGGACGGGGAACGCAAATGA
- a CDS encoding asparaginase gives MGKTYEGGVPLAEVVRSGFVEGFHRGSVAVLDAAGAPVSGAGDPTSPVFPRSSNKPMQAIGMLRAGLPLTDPADVALVSASHAAEEFHVERVRALLRGAGLAEEALHCPPDLPVGEAAREAVLRAGGGPSRVLMNCSGKHTGMLLTCLAAGWPLDGYWRPEHLLQQRLTAAIEEFTGERAAAVGVDGCGAPVLAVSLTGLARAFLRLVSAEPGTVERTVADAMRAYPELVGGTQADDTRLMRGVPGLLAKVGAEGVIAAAVPEVGAVALKIDDGAGRARMPVLVSALRRLGVDAPVLAEYAEIPLLGGGLPVGAVRPVW, from the coding sequence GTGGGAAAGACGTACGAGGGCGGCGTGCCGCTCGCCGAGGTGGTCCGGTCCGGGTTCGTGGAGGGCTTCCACCGGGGGTCCGTGGCGGTGCTCGACGCCGCCGGCGCGCCGGTGTCGGGGGCGGGTGACCCCACCTCGCCGGTCTTCCCGCGGTCGTCCAACAAGCCGATGCAGGCGATCGGGATGCTCCGGGCCGGCCTGCCGCTGACCGACCCGGCCGACGTGGCGCTGGTCTCGGCGAGCCACGCCGCCGAGGAGTTCCATGTCGAGCGGGTCCGGGCCCTGCTGCGCGGCGCCGGCCTGGCCGAGGAGGCGCTGCACTGCCCGCCGGACCTGCCGGTCGGCGAGGCGGCCCGGGAGGCGGTGCTGCGGGCCGGGGGTGGCCCGTCCCGGGTCCTGATGAACTGCTCCGGCAAGCACACGGGCATGCTGCTCACCTGCCTGGCCGCGGGCTGGCCGCTGGACGGCTACTGGCGGCCGGAGCACCTGCTCCAGCAGCGGCTCACCGCCGCGATCGAGGAGTTCACCGGGGAGCGGGCGGCGGCGGTCGGGGTGGACGGCTGCGGCGCCCCGGTGCTCGCCGTCTCGCTGACCGGGCTGGCGCGCGCCTTCCTGCGGCTGGTCTCCGCCGAGCCGGGCACCGTCGAGCGGACGGTGGCCGACGCCATGCGGGCGTACCCGGAGCTGGTGGGTGGCACCCAGGCCGACGACACCCGGCTGATGCGCGGCGTACCCGGGCTGCTGGCGAAGGTCGGCGCGGAGGGCGTGATCGCGGCGGCCGTGCCGGAGGTCGGCGCGGTCGCGCTCAAGATCGACGACGGTGCCGGGCGGGCCCGGATGCCGGTGCTGGTGTCGGCGCTGCGCCGGCTCGGCGTCGACGCCCCGGTGCTGGCCGAGTACGCCGAGATCCCGCTGCTCGGCGGTGGCCTGCCGGTCGGGGCGGTCCGCCCGGTCTGGTGA
- a CDS encoding helix-turn-helix domain-containing protein has product MATSKDLPDVGGFIRDLRRNAKISLRQLAEQAGVSNPYLSQIERGLRKPSAEVLQQLASALRVSTPAMYLRAGLLDDKEGQGVLAAIAVDPELTMAQKQSLTQIYETFRRENARLAEATAPAQAATEPAEPAAAPEAPATVAPAATGPTTPDGTPTEAVLESVAVTEAGHAPAPTTAIPQEKTTRGVVRKAAGAAEEEQS; this is encoded by the coding sequence ATGGCCACCAGCAAGGACCTTCCCGACGTCGGCGGGTTCATTCGCGACCTGCGCCGCAACGCGAAGATCTCGCTGCGGCAGCTCGCCGAGCAGGCCGGCGTCAGCAACCCGTACCTGAGCCAGATCGAGCGCGGCCTGCGCAAGCCGAGCGCCGAGGTGCTCCAGCAGCTCGCCAGCGCCCTGCGCGTCTCCACCCCGGCCATGTACCTGCGGGCCGGGCTGCTGGACGACAAGGAGGGGCAGGGCGTGCTCGCGGCGATCGCCGTCGACCCCGAGCTGACCATGGCCCAGAAGCAGTCGCTCACCCAGATCTACGAGACGTTCCGCCGGGAGAACGCGCGCCTCGCCGAGGCGACCGCGCCGGCCCAGGCGGCAACCGAACCGGCCGAACCGGCCGCCGCGCCGGAGGCCCCGGCCACCGTCGCGCCGGCCGCGACCGGCCCCACGACACCGGACGGCACCCCGACCGAGGCGGTCCTCGAGTCGGTCGCCGTCACCGAGGCGGGCCACGCGCCCGCCCCGACCACCGCCATCCCCCAAGAGAAGACCACCCGCGGGGTGGTCCGGAAGGCCGCCGGTGCGGCCGAAGAGGAGCAGTCATGA
- a CDS encoding helix-turn-helix transcriptional regulator has product MRASRLISLILLLQSRETMTAAELARELEVSERTVYRDVLALSAAGVPVYADRGRAGGYRLLGGYRTRLTGLTRDEAEALFLAGLPGPAGDMGLADAVAGAELKVLAALPPSLRDAPARTGQRFHLDVPGWFRESDPPPWLAELARAVWQDRRVELRYRRGEREVTRSVAPYGLVLKNGVWYLVGRVGDGWRTYRVDRVVGVQVSGEGFDRDVGFDLGAYWREQAEAFLRDLLRAEVTVRLTPAGLRALRHLVDAPFVHAEAVAAAGPPDGQGRLVLRLPVESVEVAYAQLLALGPEVEVLDPPELRTRCAEAARRAAALYAGEPEDGQR; this is encoded by the coding sequence GTGCGCGCGTCCCGGCTCATCTCGCTGATCCTGCTGCTCCAGTCACGGGAGACGATGACCGCCGCCGAACTGGCGCGCGAGCTGGAGGTCTCCGAGCGCACGGTCTACCGGGACGTGCTGGCGCTCTCCGCCGCCGGGGTGCCCGTCTACGCCGACCGCGGCCGGGCCGGTGGCTACCGCCTGCTGGGCGGCTACCGGACCCGGCTGACCGGGCTGACGCGGGACGAGGCGGAGGCGCTCTTCCTGGCCGGGCTGCCCGGCCCGGCCGGCGACATGGGGCTGGCCGACGCGGTGGCCGGCGCCGAACTGAAGGTGCTCGCCGCGCTGCCGCCGAGCCTGCGGGACGCGCCCGCCCGCACCGGCCAGCGGTTCCACCTGGACGTGCCGGGCTGGTTCCGGGAGTCCGACCCGCCGCCGTGGCTGGCCGAACTGGCCCGGGCGGTCTGGCAGGACCGGCGGGTCGAGCTGCGCTACCGGCGCGGCGAGCGGGAGGTGACCCGGTCGGTCGCGCCGTACGGGCTGGTGCTGAAGAACGGCGTCTGGTACCTGGTCGGGCGGGTCGGCGACGGGTGGCGGACGTACCGGGTGGACCGGGTGGTCGGCGTGCAGGTGAGCGGGGAGGGCTTCGATCGGGACGTGGGCTTCGACCTCGGGGCGTACTGGCGGGAGCAGGCCGAGGCGTTCCTGCGGGACCTCCTCCGGGCCGAGGTCACCGTGCGGCTCACCCCGGCCGGGCTGCGCGCGTTGCGGCACCTGGTCGACGCACCGTTCGTCCACGCCGAGGCGGTCGCCGCCGCCGGCCCGCCCGACGGGCAGGGCCGGCTGGTGCTCCGGCTGCCCGTCGAGTCGGTCGAGGTGGCGTACGCCCAACTGCTGGCGCTCGGCCCCGAGGTGGAGGTGCTCGACCCCCCGGAGCTGCGAACCCGGTGCGCCGAGGCGGCCCGCCGCGCGGCCGCGCTCTACGCCGGGGAGCCGGAGGACGGTCAGCGGTAG
- a CDS encoding alpha/beta fold hydrolase has product MRGFRWPPPPDGGPRTWGPGPGAPRTGRPALPEPETELVTTPHGVRLERLVTGTGDPVTVFAHGLGNGIATTRPFGSGVTGRRLFFQFRGHGRSDSPPGPWSYLDLARDLRAVADLGGATRAFGASLGAGALCRLLVESPERFEKLVFFLPAVLDTPRGEVARTRLTDLLDAVADGDASALADVVSLELPPSVRNTPAGWAYLRQRLDQLLRDGLAPGLAGLPDQAPLRDAGVLAGVTAPALVIGCAGDDLHPVAVAEQLAAALPRATLHVYDRPGVLWTERADLRERISTFLNG; this is encoded by the coding sequence GTGAGAGGTTTCCGCTGGCCACCGCCGCCCGACGGCGGCCCCCGCACCTGGGGCCCGGGCCCCGGCGCGCCCCGCACCGGCCGGCCGGCCCTGCCCGAGCCGGAGACCGAGCTGGTCACCACCCCGCACGGCGTACGCCTGGAGCGGCTGGTCACCGGCACCGGTGACCCGGTCACCGTGTTCGCGCACGGGCTCGGCAACGGGATCGCCACCACCCGCCCGTTCGGCAGCGGGGTCACCGGCCGGCGGCTCTTCTTCCAGTTCCGCGGGCACGGCCGGTCCGACTCGCCGCCCGGTCCGTGGAGCTACCTCGACCTGGCGCGTGACCTCCGTGCCGTGGCCGACCTGGGCGGCGCCACCCGCGCCTTCGGGGCCAGCCTCGGCGCCGGGGCGCTGTGCCGCCTGCTCGTCGAGAGCCCGGAACGCTTCGAGAAGCTCGTCTTCTTCCTGCCGGCCGTGCTGGACACCCCGCGCGGCGAGGTGGCCCGCACCCGGCTCACCGACCTGCTCGACGCCGTGGCCGACGGGGACGCCTCCGCGCTGGCCGACGTGGTGTCGCTGGAACTGCCGCCCTCGGTCCGCAACACCCCGGCCGGCTGGGCCTACCTGCGGCAGCGGCTCGACCAGCTGCTCCGCGACGGTCTCGCCCCGGGCCTGGCCGGCCTGCCCGACCAGGCCCCGCTGCGCGACGCCGGGGTGCTCGCCGGGGTCACGGCGCCGGCCCTGGTGATCGGCTGCGCGGGCGACGACCTGCATCCGGTCGCCGTCGCCGAGCAACTGGCCGCCGCGCTGCCGCGGGCCACCCTGCACGTCTACGACCGGCCGGGCGTGCTCTGGACGGAACGCGCCGACCTGCGGGAGCGGATCTCGACGTTCCTCAACGGGTAA
- a CDS encoding DUF2516 family protein yields MAYAAPLFFDDVRLVIELILLVFALVIEAVSLVHAITQRSDAFAAIGTLPKGGWIAILAVCMVLTLLGVGGGVLSIFGLIGIAAALIYLLDVRVGLRDLHDGRGSW; encoded by the coding sequence ATGGCCTACGCCGCGCCGCTCTTCTTCGACGACGTCCGCCTCGTGATCGAGCTGATCCTGCTGGTGTTCGCTCTGGTCATCGAGGCTGTCTCCCTGGTGCACGCGATCACCCAGCGTTCCGACGCGTTCGCGGCCATCGGCACCCTTCCCAAGGGCGGGTGGATCGCCATCCTGGCGGTCTGCATGGTGCTGACCCTGCTCGGTGTGGGTGGTGGCGTGCTGAGCATCTTCGGCCTGATCGGCATCGCGGCGGCGCTCATCTACCTGCTCGACGTCCGGGTCGGGCTGCGCGACCTGCACGACGGCCGAGGCTCCTGGTGA
- the ygfZ gene encoding CAF17-like 4Fe-4S cluster assembly/insertion protein YgfZ, whose translation MIDIAGAVAAEAIDEETREQPEPAHRAAGVGPVAAHYGDPMREQRILATGVGLVDRSHRGVIAVPGEERMTWLHTLTSQHLAALQPWQGTELLVLSPHGHVEQHALVAEDGETTWLDTEPGMTGGLLSYLEKMRFFSKVDPRDVTADHALLSLVGPEATGALDTLGVTGLAAPDVVAVPGPKFRSGELPSRPSVVYDVKPLPVAGWARRVALGVDLLVPRAAMPQVVDELRGAGVPVAGLWAYEAVRVAARQARAGVDTDHRTIPAEVGLIGSAVHLDKGCYRGQETVARVHNLGKPPRRLVLLHLDGVTTDQPPAAGTPVTLDGRAVGFVGTAVHHFELGQIALAVVKRNVAEDARLMVGETAAAIDPA comes from the coding sequence ATGATCGACATCGCGGGCGCGGTGGCCGCCGAGGCCATCGACGAGGAGACCCGGGAGCAGCCCGAGCCGGCCCACCGGGCGGCGGGGGTCGGCCCGGTGGCCGCCCACTACGGCGACCCGATGCGCGAGCAGCGCATCCTGGCCACCGGGGTGGGCCTGGTCGACCGCTCGCACCGGGGCGTGATCGCGGTCCCGGGCGAGGAGCGGATGACCTGGCTGCACACGCTGACCAGCCAGCACCTGGCCGCGTTGCAGCCGTGGCAGGGCACCGAGCTGCTGGTGCTCTCCCCGCACGGGCACGTCGAGCAGCACGCCCTGGTCGCCGAGGACGGCGAGACCACCTGGCTGGACACCGAGCCCGGGATGACCGGCGGCCTCCTCTCCTACCTGGAGAAGATGCGGTTCTTCAGCAAGGTCGACCCGCGCGACGTCACGGCCGACCACGCGCTGCTCTCGCTGGTCGGGCCGGAGGCCACCGGCGCGCTCGACACCCTCGGGGTCACCGGGCTGGCCGCGCCCGACGTGGTCGCGGTGCCGGGCCCGAAGTTCCGCTCCGGCGAGCTGCCGTCCCGGCCCTCCGTCGTGTACGACGTGAAGCCGCTGCCCGTCGCCGGCTGGGCCCGGCGGGTGGCGCTCGGCGTCGACCTGCTGGTGCCCCGCGCAGCGATGCCCCAGGTGGTCGACGAGCTGCGCGGGGCCGGTGTGCCGGTGGCCGGGCTGTGGGCGTACGAGGCGGTGCGGGTGGCCGCCCGGCAGGCGCGCGCCGGGGTGGACACCGACCACCGGACCATTCCCGCCGAGGTCGGTCTGATCGGGTCGGCCGTGCACCTGGACAAGGGCTGCTATCGCGGCCAGGAGACGGTGGCCCGGGTGCACAACCTGGGCAAGCCGCCCCGCCGGCTCGTCCTGCTGCACCTGGACGGGGTGACCACCGACCAGCCGCCGGCCGCCGGCACGCCGGTGACCCTCGACGGCCGGGCGGTCGGCTTCGTGGGCACCGCGGTGCACCACTTCGAGCTGGGCCAGATCGCCCTCGCCGTGGTCAAGCGGAACGTGGCCGAGGACGCCCGGCTGATGGTGGGGGAGACGGCTGCCGCCATCGATCCGGCGTAA
- a CDS encoding ABC transporter ATP-binding protein, translating into MRNHGARGPVVELVDVVRRYAGGSGTPALAGVTVAFAAGTFNAVMGPSGSGKSTLLQCAAGLDRPDGGQVRLAGQELGTLREPKLTQARRRRVGFVFQSYNLMESLSVWQNVLLPQRLAGTRPDRAWAREVLHRVGLAGREDDRPGQLSGGQRQRVALARALAARPEVIFADEPTGALDLGAGREVLALLREAVDDLRTAVVMVTHDPAAAAWADRVVFLADGRVVSELAQPTVETVAARMTAVTAA; encoded by the coding sequence ATGCGAAATCACGGAGCTCGCGGGCCGGTCGTCGAACTGGTCGATGTGGTGCGGAGATATGCCGGCGGCAGCGGGACGCCCGCGCTGGCCGGTGTCACGGTCGCCTTCGCGGCCGGCACGTTCAACGCGGTGATGGGGCCGTCGGGGTCGGGGAAGTCCACCCTCCTGCAGTGTGCCGCCGGGCTGGACCGGCCGGACGGGGGGCAGGTCCGGCTCGCCGGGCAGGAGCTCGGGACGCTGCGCGAGCCGAAGCTCACCCAGGCCCGCCGCCGGCGGGTGGGCTTCGTGTTCCAGTCGTACAACCTGATGGAGTCCCTGTCGGTGTGGCAGAACGTGCTCCTGCCGCAGCGGCTCGCCGGCACCCGGCCCGACCGGGCGTGGGCCCGTGAGGTGCTGCACCGGGTCGGCCTGGCGGGGCGGGAGGACGACCGGCCCGGGCAGCTCTCCGGCGGGCAGCGGCAGCGGGTCGCGCTCGCCCGGGCGCTCGCCGCGCGACCCGAGGTGATCTTCGCGGACGAGCCGACCGGAGCCCTCGACCTCGGCGCCGGCCGGGAGGTGCTCGCGCTGCTGCGCGAGGCGGTGGACGACCTGCGTACCGCGGTGGTGATGGTGACCCATGACCCGGCGGCGGCCGCCTGGGCCGACCGGGTCGTGTTCCTCGCCGACGGCCGGGTGGTCAGCGAACTGGCCCAGCCGACGGTGGAGACGGTGGCCGCGCGGATGACGGCGGTGACGGCCGCATGA